The Ectothiorhodospiraceae bacterium BW-2 nucleotide sequence GGTCGCAATAAAATTAGCGTAACTCTGCTGCCGAAAAGTTTGCGCCATGGTCTCAAACTGCTGTAGCTCAACATTCATCCGCTCGCTATCGGGCAGCCACACATCGGCGTTGACAGCGCCGTTAATCATCTGTTGCGCCACCTCGCCACTAGCCGAAGTATAGCGATCTAGCTGCGCAATCAGCCGCTCTACTTCGAGCTTAACGGCCTCATAGCGCGTTAACTCATCGAGTGCGGCCCGCATCTCGACAACCACTCTGTTTGCGTCAACAACCATCTCGATTTCGCCAATGAGTACCGCCTGTAGATAGAGATCTTTAATCTGCTCTAAACGAAACAGCGTCTGATCCATCGTCTCAAGTAGCGGATAGTGGTAATCTTTAACACTATCGAGTCGCGATCTATTTTCGGCAGAGTTTTTTAAACTAAACCACTGAAAAGCCAAAAAAAGCACTACCGCTATGAGCAGAATATAGTGGTAATTTTTAAACTTGATCATGCGCTAATATCTTACTTAGGCTCTTTTGAATGGGGGTGGAAACGGGCTATCTTGTCACAAGAGAGTGTCACTTTTGTGTCGCCTCTATTGCGAATTAAATAAATTGAGTAGCTGCTGAGATTGACGCACGACATCGTAATAGCTATCGCCATGAGCCACAAAGCTGATCGGTGCGGCATTTACCTCGCTCTCACTACGATAGTTGACTACCGCTTCAGTTATCTTCTCGACTCTCGCCTGATCCAGATGCGGTGCGACCACCAGTGTCGATTCGGGATAGGGGGGGCTCTTGTCGATAATATGAAAAATATCCCCATACTGCTGTACCGATTGAAGGTAACGGTTACGGCTCAAAGCGGCAACATCGATGGAGCCTGCGACCAGCGCCTGTGCTAGCTTTGAGCTTTTACGCAAGAAAAATATCTCATTAAAGTAGCTCTGATAGTCGATCCCCTGTTTCGATAACATTAAGATAGGTAGCAGATAGCCACTCGTCGAGCCCACATCTTTTAAACCTAGCCGGCTCTGTTTCAGATCCGCCACCTGTCTGAAGCGACTCTGCTTGAGTGAGACCAGATAGGTCTGAAAACTATCACTCAAGCCGCCATCACGACTGCGCATCTGAATCGTCGCGACATATCGTAACTGCGGCAGTGTTGACGCTATCTGCACATATTGCGCAGCAGAGATAATCGCAATATCGCTCAACTCATGCTGTAACGCATAAGATAGATCATCATAGCGATGGTGGATAACCATCTTTACATCGGTAGCGAGCTGCTGCGACAGGTAGGCGATTAGCTCGCCATACTGCGCCTCCCGCTCTGTCTGCGTCCGACCGGGGGAGACAGAGAAGATGAGCCCCTCTGAGGCAGAGAGAGACCCACCGAGGGGTAGCAGTAGCAGCAAAATCAACATGGCTCTCCCTCTCATCGACTCTCCTCCTCTAAGGGTGGCAGCTCAAAGGGGGTCGCCCCTAACAGAGGCTGCATATAGATAAGCCCGCCGTGGGGACGGTTAATATCGGCCTCAAAGAAGAGATACTCAAACAGCCTATCGGCCTCAGTCGCGGCGACAACGACCGAGAGGGTATCTTTTTCGGTCGTCTCGCCGACACCGCGATGGCGTAATGGAGTTATCCGTCCTACCCCGCGACCGTGGTGAATATTCACCCGACTCACCCCCTTGTCATAGACCAACTTCTCGATAATGGGCGCAGCGCGTCCGACAGGGAGGATGGCGGTAATTAACTTCTGTTCGGTTAATAGTGGCATTCGCTACCCCTCCTCCCCCCGCTCCTGTGCCGCTATTTTGTTTAAAATATCGGCCGGAATAAAGGTCGCTGCCTTCTCCACCGGAGTGACCCATAAAAATCCCATCCCCGGGGTATCGAAGCGACCGGCACTATAGATACGATCAACAATATGATCGACCTGATCACTAGAGACCACGATATTAATCACCTCCTTTTCGGCATCGATCGTTAGACCTAAAATACCCAACCGCTCCCGCACCCCGCGACCGAAAGCGTAGTGAATACTCGCCCCCTGCGCCCCCCCCTCCTGCGCTGCCTGCACCACCGCATCGGCGTGCCCTTTTGGCACCGCAGCCGTAATGAGTGCTACATCGGTTAAAATAACAATCTCTTTTTTACTCATGCCCCACTCCCTCTCTCTTTGTCGCTAACGACGGCGCTGCTGCTAACCCACTATCGTAGTCAAGATGGCGCCGTTTAACCTTCCAGTTGACCCATAACCCAGTTAGTAGCACCGACAGAATCGGCCCAATAGAGGCCATGGCCAAAATACCAAACCCCTCTACTGCCCCCACAGCGGTGCCAAATCCCAACCCCATGGAGAGCACCAGCGGCACCGTCACCGGCCCTGTAGTCACACCGGCGCTATCCCAGGCGATATTGACAAACTCCTCGGTCGATAACCAAGTTAATACCACCGCGAGCAGATAGGCCGGCAGCAAAATCGCCACCAAAGGGATGGTAAAGATAATTTTAGCCACCCCTACCGCAATGCCACAGCCGACTCCGATAGAGACCGCCAGCATCAATAGCCGTTTAGGAAAGGCGCCATTGGTGAGATTCTCCACCGTCATCCCCAGTGCATTTAGCGCCGGTTCTGCCAGTGTCGCACCAAAGCCCAACACCCAAGCAAATAGCAGCGCGATCAGAATACCGACCAGATAACTATAGAGGGGGGAGTCAGCCACCGCCGAAATCGTCGTAAAGGCCGCCGGCACCAGACTACCAGACTGACTACCCAACTTAGCCAGACCGTAGGTTAGCCCTAGACTGAAGATAATCATCCCCACCACCGCCAAGGCAATGCCGAAAAAGAGGTGCCCGGGCTGCTTTAAGCGCTCCTTTAACACCCACACCAGCACCGCGAGCAGAAATAGCACCAGCGGCACAATGGCCCGAACCCCACCCACAATCTCACTCCAAGGCGAGCGACTCCACTCAGTTGCCACCTCAGCCGCCTGCGATCCGGCCACTGCCAACCTAATCTCATCGACGCTGCTCTGTTGAGAGACAAACAGCGCCAACAACATCACCGCAATAATAGGAAACAGCGACGCGAGCGTCACAATGCCAAACCCCGACGAGCTATTGTGCCCCTTACCGGCGGCGGCGGCGATCCCGATCCCAAGACTTAAGACCAGCGGTACGGTGACCGGCCCAGTCGTTACCGCCCCACTATCCCACGCCAACCCCAATACCGGACGCAAATCACTATCCAGACTCAAATAGAGGGTCAATAGCAGGGTCGGAGTGAGCGTCAGATAGATAAGCGGCTTTAGGCTCCAGCCATATAAAAAGCGCAAAGTACCGAGTATCGCCGCTCCCCCCACACCCGCACCCACCACGAGCACCAGCACCTCAGACCACTCATTGAGCAGCAGATAGAGATAGGGGGCGGCGTTGACATCGACTATCGAACCGGCAGTCTTTAGCGCCCCGATCGCCGGCTCGGCAAAGGTGACCCCAATGCCGAGCAGAAACGCAATAAGCAGCACCACCGGCAGTGTTGCCCGAGTCGGCAACGAATGACCAATGAGCTCACCAAACGGCATGAGGCCAATCTTCAGCCCCTCCATAAATAGCATTAGCCCCATAATCACCGCCACTAGCCCTGCGGCAATGACACCGGCGTCGGTAACCTCTTGGCGCAAAATCACCACCTGCAGCAGCACCAGATAGAGCGCTAGGGGGACCACCGCCTGCAACTGCTCTTTAAGCCTAACCCCTACGTAGGGGGCAATCAGCCGCCAAGCATCAATTAGACGCAGTTTAAGCAGTGGCGCTTTATAGGGGATCTCACCTCCCTGCTCATCATAGCGCGGCTTTGGGGTCAGGTGGTTATAGCTCACCCGATAGTGGTGAGCGTTAACCTCGCGGGTAAAGGCGGCAAAACGGATAGAACGAGGCACTTCTCTTGCTCCTTTACATTACTGACTCTTTTCGTGATCAAACAGATGTAGCTGGTGAAAAAAGCCGTGCACACTAAACGGCAGGTGGGCCTCCTCTCTATGCGGCGTAAAGAGAATCGCGCTCGCCACCGCACCGCTTAGACAGGCGATACCGCAGATAGAGAAGGCCAACGAAAAGTTGCCCATATCCCCCAAAACACCCCCTAAAATCGGAAAGACGATGCCACCTACCCCATAAGATAGAAAGAGGTAGGGGTAGTTTTGGCCGACACTTCGATTACCGAACTGATCTGCCGTTAGCGCCGGAAAGAGCGCAAAATTGCCGCCGAAATTAAACCCGATTAGCGCCGCCCCCAAATAGAGCAGATACTCATCTCCCGCCATAGAGGTAAAGAGCAGCAGAATCACCCCCTGACTACCGGCCATGAGCGTCACCGCCCGTTTACGCCCCAAGCTATCGCTCACCACCCCCCAAACGATGCGCCCGACGCCATTAGCAATACTAAAAAAGAGCGCCATCGCCGTACCGGCAATCGCACTCGCCTCAGCCACTGAGTAGCCAGAGGCCTGTAGCGCCTCCATCGGGTAGAGTTTCATGAGCCCAATCGACATCAATCCCGCTCCAGCGCTAACCGCAAAGGTGATAAAGAGCAGATAGAACTGCGGCGTATGTAGCATCTCCGTCACCGTAAAGTTCTCCCCCCCGGCACCGGCCTGTTGTGGCGGGGGTTGGTAACCGGCCGGTCTCCAGCCGTGGGGCGGCATCTTCATCCAGAGGCTACCTAGCAGCACCAACGAGGTAAACAGTACCCCATAGATAATAAAAGTATTAGCCAACCCGACCAGCTCGATTAAATGGCCCCAGTTACCGGCCAATTTGACCCACGCCATCGCCCCAAAGCCGAAACCGGCGACCGCCAACCCAGTAATTAGCCCTTTATGGTCGGGAAACCAGTTCATTCCCACCGCAATCGGCACCACATAGCCTAGCCCGATCCCGATCCCACCAATTAGGCCGACCCCAAAAGCGACCTGCCAAAACCCCTCAGCACCACTCACTCCCGCTAACAGATAGCCCGCGCCAAGGGTAACGGCTGCCACCTTCGCCAGTTTCGCCGGCCCCCACACATTGAGTTTACGCCCGGCAAAGAGCATCGACAGCGAGAACGAGGCTAACCCCACCGCAAAGACAATTTGGGTATCGAGTTTACTCCAGCCACTCTCTAGCAGCGCCGGCGTAAAGACCGACCAAGCATAGATAGCCCCGAGACAGAGCTGAATTAAGATGGCTCCGAATACCACCAACCAACGGTTCATGATCACAGTTTTTTCAGACATACCGACTCCCTTTCCAGACTAACTTTCCAGACTAATGAATCCCATCACGCTCAAGTAGCAGACGCAATGAGAGTTTGACAAAATCCATTGAGGTGACAACGCCGACCACACTCCCCTCCTCCAATACGGGTAGGCAGGCGTGTTTGTGATCCACAAAGAAGCGCCCCGCCTCGATTAGAGTCATCTCTGTCGTCGCGGCTAGCGTAATCGGCTGCATAATCTCCGTCACCGCCGTACGACTCTCTTGTAGATCAAGCTGCTCTAAACCGTAGCGATTGATCAGCTTCAGTGCATGGTTAAGCACCGCCCTATGGGTCAAAATACCCACTATCTGCCCGCCACTATCGACCACCGGCAGATGGCGAATGTCATGCCGCCGCATCCGCTCTCTCGCCTGATGCATATCTGCGCTCTGCTCAATCGTTATCGGATTGGAGGTCATTATATCGGCCACCGTATTCATACTCATCTTCCCTCTCTGATAATCAATATCGATAAAACGGCGATTATCCCCTATTTAACAGCTACCGGCCAAAAGAGTCTGAATTGTGCCCCGTCACCCAAGCTCGATAGCAGCTCAATATGCCCCCCATGTTCATGGACGATGTGATTCACCATCGCCAACCCCATTCCGCTCCCCCCCTCTTTAAAGCGGCTGCTAAAGAAGGGTTGAAAAATTTTGCCCCGCATCTCCTCCGCGATACCGGGACCACTATCGGCTATCTCTAACAGCAGATAGTCGCCGTCAATCGCCTCGTCACAGATCACACAGCGGCTCTCGCCCCCCTGCCAGCGCGTCAATCGAATCCAGATAGTCCCCCTACCGGCCATCGCATTGCGGGCATTAATCACCAAATTCATCACCACCTGCTGTAGCTGCACTCGGCTAAAGTGGCCGTAGGGGAGATCGGGCGCGACCTCAAGCTGGAACTCTACCGATTTTTCGACAATCACCTGCAACAGAGCAAACTGCTCATTGAGTAGCGCTGCCATATCGATAGACTCCCGATCAGAGGAGTGGTCGCGGCCATAGTGGAGCATCCGTTTGACCACCTCGGCCTTATGGTGCAGTAGCAGTTGAATCTTCTGATTATAGTTAGCGACCTTGGCGGCGCTGCACGGCTCACCGCTAGTTAGGTGCTTCTCTATTAACCGAGAGAGGGCTAGAGTACCGTGAATTGCATTTTTAAAGTCGTGCGCCATGCCATGGACAAACTCCCCCACAGAGGCGTTTTGGTTGGCAATGCAGAGCTGTTGGTGGAGTTGGCGGATCTCCTCAACCCGCGCCTCTACCTGCTGCTGTAGCGAGTGGGTGTAGAGCTGGAGCTGAAGATGGGTTGCCACTCGGCTTAACAGCTCCCGCTGGCGAATCGGTTTGGTAATGTAGTCCACCGCTCCAGACTCAAAAGCGGTCACCACACTCTCCTCATCGGTACGGGCGGTCAAGAAGATCACCGGTAGCTGCTCCCAGCGCGACTCCCCCTTAATTTGGCGGCAAAACTCTACCCCACTGACTATCGGCATATTGTAGTCGAGCAGAACGAGTGAAAAGGGTTGTCGCAGTAGCTGCAACCGTCCACTTTCAGCACTGGTGGCGTAGGCGACTCGATACCCCTCGTCGCGCAGTATATGGCCAACTAATTGGATATTGTGTGGGTTATCGTCGATAACCAAAATCGAGTAGTTGTGAGTCATTGTGCTATCCATCCTCAGCGGGCTCCGACTGTAGCCGCTGTAACTGCTGCTGTAGCTGGCCAAACTCTCGCTGCAACCGTTCGATATCAAAGAGCGTAATCGCCTGCTCCACCCGATAGAGTAGCGGTTCGATGACCGCAATCTCCCCTTCGGCACGGAAAAAGACCCCTAAATCGTGGCAAAACTGCTCCGCTTCGTCCATAAATCCACTCTCCATCACCTGTTGTAGTCGAGGCAGAAAGGTTGTCACTAACTGCGTTTTTGCGTCAGTCGAGAGTCGCTGCCGCTCCTGTCCATGATCATCGTCTAATGGCAGCTCCCTCTCGGGCTCAGCGCGGCTATCACTGTCGCTATCGAATAGAGCGTGTTGATGGGGTAGATGGTGGCTCATACTCTCAATCAGATCGGTAAACTGTAGCGGTTTGTGCAGACACTCGGCAAAGTAGATGCGATAGCTCTGTAGCTCATCTTCAGTCACCGAGGCCGTGACCGCAATCACCGGAATCACGGCGGTCGCGGCATCGGCCTGCAGGTGCCGCACAGCGGTGACTCCATCCATCTGTGGCATACGAATATCCATTAAGATGAGATCGGGGTGGTGCTGCCGCGCCTTCTCTAGCGCCTCCTTGCCATTCTCCGCCTCAAGTAGGGTAAAGGGGTAGGCGGAGAGGTATTCGCAAATGAGCTGCCGGTTAAAGGGGATATCATCGGCTATCAAAATGGTTGCCGCCTCAAAGCGGTACTCGGTGTGGGTGTGGGAGAGCGTCTCTAGGTTCGCGTCGGGGCAGATCGGAATGTCGGGCAGGGTGAGGGTAAAGCAGCTCCCCTCCCCGACTCGGCTCACCACGCTAATATCCCCCCCCATCTGCCGCGCTAATTGACGACTGATCGCTAACCCCAACCCGGTTCCGCCATACTTTTTGGTCGATTGCATCTGCTGCTGCTCAAAGGCGGAGAAGAGGCGAGGTAGAAAGTCAGCGTCAATGCCGATACCGGTATCGCAGATCTCACACTGAAGCGCCATTCGCAGCGAATCGGCATCGGCATCGAGCCGAAACGAGACCTTGAGGGTCACCGATCCCTGCTCAGTAAATTTAATCCCGTTATTGATGATATTAATTAAAATCTGCCGTATGCGGTGCTCATCGGCATAGATCACCTGCGGCAGTGCGTCGGGTAGCTCCATCACCAGTGTGAGCCCCTTATCCTGACACTGTAAACTAAATATCTGCTCTAAACTACGAAACAGCTTAGGTAGCGAAAAGATCTCCGGGTTAATTTTTAACTTACCCGCCTCAATTTTCGAGAGATCTAAAATGTCATTAATAATATGCAGCAGACTGCGGGAGCTAACCTGAATCGACTCCAAAAAGGAGCACTGTTTAGAGTTCAAGTCGGTCGCCAAAAGAAGATCGGCAAAGCCGATAATCGCATTCATAGGGGTACGAATCTCATGGCTCATATTGGCTAGAAATTCCGATTTGCTTTGGCTCGCCTTTAGCGCATTTTCGCGCTCCTTAAGGGCCACCTGGCGCGAGTGATCGAGCTGCCGCTCAACCAGTTTACGATGGGTAATCTCCCGCACCAATTTGCGATTCCAGTAGAGAATGGTGAGCAGAATCAGACTAAATAACAAGACGAGCTGGATAAATAGCGTATAGTCAACCGGATGTTTAAGCTCGATTCCGATCCAACGGTTATAGATTTGGCTGCGCAGCTCCGCCGGCATCTGTTTAATCGCCTTATTTAGAATCGACACTAGCTCCGGCCTATCTTGTCTGACGCCAATACTGAGCTCAAACTCCTCATCGGCCTTACCCATAACACGCAGATTGGTTAACCCCTCCTCCTGAATCACCTGATTGACTGTCGGCAACTCCTGAATAAAGTAGTCGATCTCCCCTTTAGAGAGCGCACGCATTCCCTCTCTGACGGTGACAAATCTAAACGGCGTTACCATCGGATAGCGCTGCTGTAGTAGCTCATCCACATAGTAGCCGTTGACCACACCGACCCGCTCCCCGACCAAAGCGCCGATATCGCTCACAAAACGGCTCCTCTCGTGGCCGACGATAATAATCGGAAAACGGATAAAGGGATCGGTAAAGAGCATCTTCTCTCTGCGCTTAGGGGTATTAACCAACGCGCTTAATAGATCGAGCTCCTTACGAGCCAATTTATCGAGCAGGTAGTGCCACTGCTTTGCAGTCGATATCTGGAAATCGAGTTTTAACTCTTTATTAAAGTAGTTGTAGTAGTCGGCAATCATACCGCGATAGGTCTTGCCATCGAACTGCTCAAACGGCGGCCAATCACTATCGATCCCCAGCTTTAGCAACGGATGAGACTGTAGAAACTGCCACTCCTGCTCGGTTAGCAGCTTGCCAGTATCGCTTAACTCATTCAACGACTCGCTGTAAAGACGCCATTTTTCGATAATAAAGTTGCGCTCCCTAGCAGATATCGCTCGCAGGGTCTTATTGAGAATCGACTGCACTAGCGCCGCGTCAGGGTAGTCTTTAAAGATGCCGATATGGAGTCTGTTCTCCTGCTCTGCACTAAAACCGAGCTTGATATGGTTAAAGTGGTAGCGGCGGATAATATTGTTATAGGTGACATACCCTATCGCGGCATCGACCTCCCCGTTTTGCACCATACGCAGCTGTTCAATCGGATTATCGGCATAGATCACCTCAACTCCCGCTTCGGCGCGAATATAGTTCTCGGCGGCGTGGTGCTGCTTGACTACCGCCACCTTTCTTTTGACCAAGTCGGTACGAGATCGACAGGGGTGGGCTACTCTATCGGAGCAAAAGAGCAGCATCGATGCGGCAAAAAGGGGATCGGTTAGCAGAAAATGGGCCTGCGCAAACGGGCTATCGAGCAGAGTACTGTTGCCGATGAGGGTGGGAGAGATCACCTGTGCTTGTGAATAGTTAGCGGGTGCCAACTCGATCGGTTTTAATCGAATCGGGTAGCTCAAAATCTCGGCCATCAACTTAATGATGTCGGGATAGATACCGGTGAGGACACCGTTTTGATGGCGAATAAAGAGCGGCTCCTGATCGCCCAAATCGAGTAGGGCAAGCTCAATCCTCCCCTGCTTCTCTAACCAGTAGTGCTCCTCCATCGAGAGGGTCAGACCAGAGGGCTGTGGCGGAATATTTTGCTGGTCAAAGACGACAGTGTGCAGATTTTTAACCTCGTCAAGATAGCCAAAGCGGACAAAATCGTTGGCTAGTTTGGCGATTTTACCCCGACTGATTTTGCCAAGAGGCACTCTGTCGGCCATAATTAACTGGCGGGTCATCTGCGCCTCATAGTGCAGATGGTCGAGCGAGAGCGGTGACTGGTAGCGCTCTTTAATAATATTAATCGTCTGTTCAGGATGCTCTAACGCATAGTGCCAGCCTCGAATTGAGGCATCGCGAAAACGGCGGGCTCGATCAGGGTAGTTCTCCGCTTCACTACCGGAGGCAAACAGCATATCGCCATAGGAGTCAATGCCATAGGCCATCGGATCGATAATATTGACCTCAATCCCACGACTGCGATAGTAGTAGGGTTGATCGGTCAAATAGGCGGCAATGGCATCCATCTTACCCGAGAGGAGATCGTTCGGATCGTAACTCATATCGAGCTGCTCGTAGTCAGAAACGCCCTCATTTTGCAGCATGGAGTGGAGAAGATAGCCATCTTCATCAAAGTTAAAACCGAGGGTACGGTGCTGAAAATGTTGCGGTTCGCTAATGCCGGAAGAGGCGAGCGTCAGCAATACTAGCGGGTTATTTTGAAATATCGCCGCTAGCGCCACCAGCTCTCTCCCCTTCATACGAGCTAACAGACCGGAGGCGTTTAGGGTTGCGTACTGAACCCGATTTTGCGCCAATAGCTCAACAATCGAGTCGTTGTGCACATCAGGGAGGTAGTCGCGAATCTCAACCTCTAGCCCGACATCGCGATAGAACCCCTGCTCTTGTGCCATATAGTAGCCGGCAAACTGAAACTGGTGCTGCCACTGTAGCTGCAATACCACCGACTCTAGCGCCGACAGCGGCCTAGTCAGTAGCAGTAGCCCTAACAGCGTAAAGAGGTTAAGTCTCATACATAAACGCATCACGAAACTGCTCGCGAATGGCTAAAAAGCGATCTAGGTGGGTAAAAAAGAGGCTCACTAGCTGAGGCTGAAACTGCTGCCCCGACTCCTCTTGTAAGAGGGTGAAGATCTTCTCATCCGGCCAAGCCCGCTTATAGCAGCGATCACTCCCTAAGGCATCGAAGACATCGGCTAAGGCGACAATGCGGCCATAGAGGTGGATATCCTCCCCCGCCAATCCGTTAGGGTACCCTTTGCCGTTCCACTTCTCATGGTGCTGTAGCGCAATCGTGGCCGCCGCCTCCATCACTGGCCGATGGGAGGCCTGTAACATCTCATACCCTAAGCGGGCGTGGGTCATCATAATCTGCCACTCCTCTGGTGTTAGCCGCCCCGGCTTATGTAGTACCGCATCGGGAATCCCCACCTTACCAATATCGTGCATTGGGGAGGCGTCGCGCAGTAGAGCACACTCTGCTTGTGATAACCCTAATAGCTCCCCCATCAGTGCCGAGTACTCCGCGACCCGTTTGACATGGTTGCCGGTCTCTTTTGAACGGGTCTCGGCAATCGCCCCCATGGTAAAGACGACTTCGCGCTGAGTCTGTTCAACCTCCGAGGTTAACGCCTCTACCCGCCGCTCTAAATGGTGCCGATAGTCGTTTAGTTGCAGGTGGGTGCGAATGCGAGCTAACAGCTCAACTTTACTAAAGGGTTTGGTAACATAGTCAACCCCGCCGGCGGCAAACCCCTGCTCGACACTCTCGGCATCGTTACGGGCGGTTAGGAAGATCACCGGAATATCGGCCAGTTCAGCCTGTTGCCGCATCTGACGACAGGCGGTTAAGCCATCCATGTTGGGCATCATGACATCCATAAGCACCATATCTTGCCGCCGCTCCTGCAGCACCTTTAGTGCCCTTACGCCATCGGTCGCATAGGCGATGCGATACCGCTCTTCACGCAGGATGGAGGCTAGGAGCTGAATATTTTTAGGGTTATCATCGACAATAAGAATCGAAAAAATTTCGCTGTCCATTACATGACCTCATCAATATCATAGTTATCTGGTTTTTGATACCGATTCCACTCATCTATTCGAGCGAGATATGACTCAATTTTTTCGATATCAAACAGTTCAACAGCCTCTAATAGCTCGGTCATTAGCGCCGATAATGCTTTAGAACATTGATGGGACGGTAGCTGCAATACAGTGTGGGCAAAGCGGTTAATCTGCTCTAAATCGCCACACTCTCGCGCTTTGGTATAGTCTATCTCAAGCTTTGGCGGCAACTGCAACGATCCTACTAACTCATCCTCTCGGTTTTTGGGCAACGGTTGCGCTAGAGGCCGATTCTCACCCTCTGCCTCCTCCGATAGCGGTAAAAACTGCGCGAGGATGGCTATCATCTCATCGACTCGACACGGTTTGGGGAGAAAACCATCAAATTCGGCCCGATCTAGCTGCTGTTTTTCGTTCTCAGTCACTGAGGCGGTATAGGC carries:
- a CDS encoding hybrid sensor histidine kinase/response regulator; the encoded protein is MDSTMTHNYSILVIDDNPHNIQLVGHILRDEGYRVAYATSAESGRLQLLRQPFSLVLLDYNMPIVSGVEFCRQIKGESRWEQLPVIFLTARTDEESVVTAFESGAVDYITKPIRQRELLSRVATHLQLQLYTHSLQQQVEARVEEIRQLHQQLCIANQNASVGEFVHGMAHDFKNAIHGTLALSRLIEKHLTSGEPCSAAKVANYNQKIQLLLHHKAEVVKRMLHYGRDHSSDRESIDMAALLNEQFALLQVIVEKSVEFQLEVAPDLPYGHFSRVQLQQVVMNLVINARNAMAGRGTIWIRLTRWQGGESRCVICDEAIDGDYLLLEIADSGPGIAEEMRGKIFQPFFSSRFKEGGSGMGLAMVNHIVHEHGGHIELLSSLGDGAQFRLFWPVAVK
- a CDS encoding CBS domain-containing protein, whose translation is MSMNTVADIMTSNPITIEQSADMHQARERMRRHDIRHLPVVDSGGQIVGILTHRAVLNHALKLINRYGLEQLDLQESRTAVTEIMQPITLAATTEMTLIEAGRFFVDHKHACLPVLEEGSVVGVVTSMDFVKLSLRLLLERDGIH
- a CDS encoding P-II family nitrogen regulator, whose product is MSKKEIVILTDVALITAAVPKGHADAVVQAAQEGGAQGASIHYAFGRGVRERLGILGLTIDAEKEVINIVVSSDQVDHIVDRIYSAGRFDTPGMGFLWVTPVEKAATFIPADILNKIAAQERGEEG
- a CDS encoding MFS transporter, coding for MSEKTVIMNRWLVVFGAILIQLCLGAIYAWSVFTPALLESGWSKLDTQIVFAVGLASFSLSMLFAGRKLNVWGPAKLAKVAAVTLGAGYLLAGVSGAEGFWQVAFGVGLIGGIGIGLGYVVPIAVGMNWFPDHKGLITGLAVAGFGFGAMAWVKLAGNWGHLIELVGLANTFIIYGVLFTSLVLLGSLWMKMPPHGWRPAGYQPPPQQAGAGGENFTVTEMLHTPQFYLLFITFAVSAGAGLMSIGLMKLYPMEALQASGYSVAEASAIAGTAMALFFSIANGVGRIVWGVVSDSLGRKRAVTLMAGSQGVILLLFTSMAGDEYLLYLGAALIGFNFGGNFALFPALTADQFGNRSVGQNYPYLFLSYGVGGIVFPILGGVLGDMGNFSLAFSICGIACLSGAVASAILFTPHREEAHLPFSVHGFFHQLHLFDHEKSQ
- a CDS encoding DUF1538 domain-containing protein; this encodes MPRSIRFAAFTREVNAHHYRVSYNHLTPKPRYDEQGGEIPYKAPLLKLRLIDAWRLIAPYVGVRLKEQLQAVVPLALYLVLLQVVILRQEVTDAGVIAAGLVAVIMGLMLFMEGLKIGLMPFGELIGHSLPTRATLPVVLLIAFLLGIGVTFAEPAIGALKTAGSIVDVNAAPYLYLLLNEWSEVLVLVVGAGVGGAAILGTLRFLYGWSLKPLIYLTLTPTLLLTLYLSLDSDLRPVLGLAWDSGAVTTGPVTVPLVLSLGIGIAAAAGKGHNSSSGFGIVTLASLFPIIAVMLLALFVSQQSSVDEIRLAVAGSQAAEVATEWSRSPWSEIVGGVRAIVPLVLFLLAVLVWVLKERLKQPGHLFFGIALAVVGMIIFSLGLTYGLAKLGSQSGSLVPAAFTTISAVADSPLYSYLVGILIALLFAWVLGFGATLAEPALNALGMTVENLTNGAFPKRLLMLAVSIGVGCGIAVGVAKIIFTIPLVAILLPAYLLAVVLTWLSTEEFVNIAWDSAGVTTGPVTVPLVLSMGLGFGTAVGAVEGFGILAMASIGPILSVLLTGLWVNWKVKRRHLDYDSGLAAAPSLATKREGVGHE
- a CDS encoding response regulator is translated as MRLCMRLNLFTLLGLLLLTRPLSALESVVLQLQWQHQFQFAGYYMAQEQGFYRDVGLEVEIRDYLPDVHNDSIVELLAQNRVQYATLNASGLLARMKGRELVALAAIFQNNPLVLLTLASSGISEPQHFQHRTLGFNFDEDGYLLHSMLQNEGVSDYEQLDMSYDPNDLLSGKMDAIAAYLTDQPYYYRSRGIEVNIIDPMAYGIDSYGDMLFASGSEAENYPDRARRFRDASIRGWHYALEHPEQTINIIKERYQSPLSLDHLHYEAQMTRQLIMADRVPLGKISRGKIAKLANDFVRFGYLDEVKNLHTVVFDQQNIPPQPSGLTLSMEEHYWLEKQGRIELALLDLGDQEPLFIRHQNGVLTGIYPDIIKLMAEILSYPIRLKPIELAPANYSQAQVISPTLIGNSTLLDSPFAQAHFLLTDPLFAASMLLFCSDRVAHPCRSRTDLVKRKVAVVKQHHAAENYIRAEAGVEVIYADNPIEQLRMVQNGEVDAAIGYVTYNNIIRRYHFNHIKLGFSAEQENRLHIGIFKDYPDAALVQSILNKTLRAISARERNFIIEKWRLYSESLNELSDTGKLLTEQEWQFLQSHPLLKLGIDSDWPPFEQFDGKTYRGMIADYYNYFNKELKLDFQISTAKQWHYLLDKLARKELDLLSALVNTPKRREKMLFTDPFIRFPIIIVGHERSRFVSDIGALVGERVGVVNGYYVDELLQQRYPMVTPFRFVTVREGMRALSKGEIDYFIQELPTVNQVIQEEGLTNLRVMGKADEEFELSIGVRQDRPELVSILNKAIKQMPAELRSQIYNRWIGIELKHPVDYTLFIQLVLLFSLILLTILYWNRKLVREITHRKLVERQLDHSRQVALKERENALKASQSKSEFLANMSHEIRTPMNAIIGFADLLLATDLNSKQCSFLESIQVSSRSLLHIINDILDLSKIEAGKLKINPEIFSLPKLFRSLEQIFSLQCQDKGLTLVMELPDALPQVIYADEHRIRQILINIINNGIKFTEQGSVTLKVSFRLDADADSLRMALQCEICDTGIGIDADFLPRLFSAFEQQQMQSTKKYGGTGLGLAISRQLARQMGGDISVVSRVGEGSCFTLTLPDIPICPDANLETLSHTHTEYRFEAATILIADDIPFNRQLICEYLSAYPFTLLEAENGKEALEKARQHHPDLILMDIRMPQMDGVTAVRHLQADAATAVIPVIAVTASVTEDELQSYRIYFAECLHKPLQFTDLIESMSHHLPHQHALFDSDSDSRAEPERELPLDDDHGQERQRLSTDAKTQLVTTFLPRLQQVMESGFMDEAEQFCHDLGVFFRAEGEIAVIEPLLYRVEQAITLFDIERLQREFGQLQQQLQRLQSEPAEDG